The following proteins come from a genomic window of Leptospira neocaledonica:
- a CDS encoding phosphoesterase, translated as MKRSRIFFLVSILLGTLVFGNLLTWAIFRADTFRSSVDWEKYSNPYKRTTRLKLQKTGIHLHTNRTWFTPGRNSPEEIETVYAANGYKVLGFTDYERITNTDSPKLAQIKGYEWGANLRKRHLSVLGLNEASYDLFPFYADPENLQWVIDKFQSKNGFVVINHPLLNESFPLKLLSQLKEYDALEVMSPFGDIPKFWDKLLSEKHPSFCMASDDLHYLPREEYLRVRTSGIPNWRDLSSEIYKQEGESLMRYLLVNTDSLDEKEVLRSLKEGNYLCVRKMERSLEEPKLGSLGLNSEKEIHFDFEDTPISVDFIGQNSEILSHTSYQKKGSYRLKPTDLYVRVQVIYPTAIILSNPFFQKP; from the coding sequence ATGAAAAGAAGTAGGATATTCTTCTTAGTTTCTATCCTTCTCGGGACCCTTGTATTCGGAAATCTGCTCACTTGGGCAATTTTTAGAGCGGATACATTTAGGTCTTCGGTTGATTGGGAGAAATACTCCAACCCTTATAAAAGAACTACTAGACTAAAACTCCAGAAAACCGGAATTCATTTACATACGAATCGCACCTGGTTTACTCCCGGCAGAAATTCTCCTGAAGAGATCGAAACAGTATATGCAGCGAACGGTTATAAAGTTTTAGGATTCACTGATTACGAAAGAATCACTAATACGGACTCTCCGAAACTGGCCCAGATCAAAGGATATGAATGGGGAGCTAATCTTAGAAAAAGACATTTAAGTGTTTTAGGTCTGAATGAAGCAAGTTATGATCTATTTCCTTTTTATGCAGATCCTGAAAATCTGCAATGGGTGATCGATAAATTCCAATCCAAAAACGGATTTGTAGTGATCAACCATCCATTATTGAATGAATCTTTTCCTTTAAAACTTCTATCTCAATTAAAAGAATACGATGCATTAGAAGTAATGAGTCCATTTGGGGATATTCCTAAATTTTGGGATAAATTATTAAGTGAGAAACATCCTTCTTTTTGTATGGCATCGGATGATCTGCATTATCTTCCAAGAGAAGAATATTTGAGAGTAAGGACCTCTGGAATTCCAAACTGGAGAGATCTAAGTTCTGAAATTTATAAACAAGAAGGTGAATCTCTAATGAGATATCTTCTTGTTAATACAGATAGCCTGGATGAAAAAGAAGTGCTTCGTTCTTTAAAGGAAGGCAATTACCTTTGTGTTCGTAAAATGGAAAGAAGTTTAGAGGAACCTAAATTAGGATCCTTAGGACTAAATTCCGAAAAAGAAATTCATTTCGATTTCGAGGACACCCCAATCAGCGTGGACTTCATCGGCCAAAATTCGGAAATTCTATCTCATACATCCTATCAAAAAAAGGGGTCATATAGATTGAAGCCGACAGATCTTTACGTAAGAGTGCAGGTGATATACCCGACTGCAATTATTCTGAGTAATCCATTCTTCCAAAAACCTTAG
- a CDS encoding efflux RND transporter permease subunit, translating into MIQSIIRFSAENKFLVLLVTSAILVASYVSMKTIPLDAIPDLSDTQVIVYSRWDRSPDIMEDQVTYPIITSLLGAPKIKVVRGFSDFGFSYVYVIFQDGTDIYWARSRVLEYLSRIQSSLPAGVKTELGPDASAVGWVYQYALIDQSGNNSLVDLRTYQDFHLRFLLNSVPGVSEVAGIGGFKKQYQITIHPNALRSYNVDFETVIQKVRESNQETGGRLLEISGAEYMVRGRGYLSSLADIENIPLSTDVNGTPVLLKNVASVQFGPDIRRGIADLDGEGDVVAGTIVMRHGENALSVIERVKTKLEEIKKNLPKGAELITTYDRSELIEHAISNLKFKLIEEMIIVSIVILIFLWHFPSAIIPILTIPIAVIIAFIPMNLFDINANIMSLAGMAISIGVLVDGAIVEVENAYKKLEEWEAGGRIGDYHTVRLEALLEVGPSVFFSLLVIAVAFFPIFTLVDQEGRLFRPLAYSKNITMAVAAFLAITLDPAVRMLFTRMEPFQFKNALLSKISTTMLVGKYYPEEKHPVSKILFRFYEPACRYVLHRPKTIIISAFTLVVLTIPVYFSLGSEFMPQLYEESFLYMPTTLPGISVAEAEKLMIAMDKKLKSFPEVKRVFGKAGRSDTATDPAPFSMMETVILLKPQDQWRKADRFYSNLPRIFQYPFLPFVSERLTKDELVEKMNKEMQFPGATNAWTMPIKTRIDMLSTGMRTPIGIKILGSSLEEIESIGIKIEALLKTDENVRSVFAERTAGGYFLDLNLRREKLARYNISVETAQQIIVAAIGGEPITQTIEGRERFSVNVRYPRELRDSLEKIKTILVPTKEFGHIPISEIASIGAKTGPSMIRDENGFLAGYVYVDPSTSDIGGFVDKAKKKVADSILLPPGYSIVWSGQYENMIRVRERMMYILPLTIFIIFLLLYFNTKSYIKTSIVLLAVPFSLIGAVGLLYVLDYQISVAVWVGMIALMGLDAETGVFMLLYLDLSYEDAKKKGRLRTKEDLIEAIIHGAVHRIRPKIMTVLAAMMGLLPIMWSASTGSDVMKRIAAPMVGGLVTSFILELLVYPPIYMLWKEGKLENILTILPIAKKRRTKSI; encoded by the coding sequence ATGATCCAATCCATCATTCGTTTTTCCGCAGAAAATAAATTTTTAGTTCTTTTGGTCACTTCGGCGATTTTAGTCGCATCATATGTGTCCATGAAGACCATCCCCCTCGATGCGATACCGGATCTTTCGGATACTCAGGTAATCGTGTACTCTCGTTGGGACAGAAGTCCTGATATCATGGAAGATCAGGTCACCTATCCGATCATAACATCTCTTCTAGGTGCACCAAAGATAAAAGTGGTCCGAGGATTTTCTGATTTCGGTTTCTCTTATGTTTATGTAATTTTCCAAGATGGCACGGATATCTATTGGGCCAGATCCAGGGTTTTGGAATATCTTTCCAGAATACAATCGTCACTTCCTGCAGGTGTAAAAACAGAATTGGGTCCCGATGCTAGTGCCGTTGGGTGGGTATACCAATATGCATTGATAGACCAAAGTGGGAACAATTCCTTGGTCGACTTAAGAACCTACCAGGATTTTCATTTGAGATTCCTATTAAATTCGGTCCCAGGAGTTTCAGAAGTAGCGGGAATCGGTGGATTCAAAAAACAATACCAGATTACAATCCATCCGAACGCATTAAGATCTTATAATGTAGATTTCGAAACCGTAATCCAAAAAGTAAGAGAAAGTAATCAGGAAACAGGCGGTCGATTACTGGAAATTTCCGGCGCTGAATATATGGTCAGAGGAAGAGGATATCTTTCCTCTTTAGCTGATATAGAAAATATTCCTCTTTCTACAGATGTGAATGGAACTCCAGTTCTTCTCAAAAACGTGGCCTCAGTACAATTTGGACCAGATATTCGAAGAGGGATCGCGGATCTAGATGGAGAAGGGGATGTGGTCGCTGGTACCATAGTAATGCGGCATGGGGAAAATGCACTTTCCGTAATCGAAAGAGTGAAAACCAAATTGGAAGAAATTAAAAAGAATCTTCCAAAGGGTGCAGAACTCATCACTACCTATGACAGATCCGAGTTGATAGAACATGCAATCAGCAATTTGAAATTCAAATTGATAGAAGAAATGATCATAGTTTCCATTGTGATCCTCATCTTTTTATGGCATTTTCCTTCTGCCATTATTCCGATTCTTACAATCCCAATTGCAGTGATTATCGCGTTCATCCCGATGAATCTATTCGATATCAATGCTAATATCATGTCTTTAGCAGGAATGGCAATCTCGATCGGCGTACTCGTGGATGGAGCAATCGTAGAAGTAGAAAACGCCTACAAAAAATTAGAAGAATGGGAAGCTGGAGGAAGGATTGGAGACTACCATACTGTTCGGTTAGAAGCTTTACTAGAAGTAGGCCCTTCCGTGTTCTTCTCTCTGCTTGTGATTGCAGTTGCCTTCTTTCCAATTTTCACACTTGTAGACCAAGAGGGACGGTTATTTCGTCCATTAGCATATTCTAAAAATATAACAATGGCAGTGGCAGCATTCTTAGCAATCACCTTGGATCCAGCAGTTAGGATGTTATTCACTAGAATGGAGCCGTTCCAATTCAAAAATGCTCTTCTTTCTAAAATTTCGACTACGATGTTAGTCGGGAAATATTATCCGGAAGAAAAACACCCTGTCAGTAAAATACTGTTTAGGTTTTACGAACCAGCTTGTCGTTATGTTCTTCATAGACCAAAAACCATTATAATTTCTGCATTCACCCTGGTGGTTCTAACCATTCCTGTATATTTCAGCCTTGGTTCTGAATTTATGCCCCAGCTATATGAGGAATCTTTTTTATACATGCCCACCACCTTGCCCGGGATCTCCGTAGCGGAAGCAGAAAAGCTCATGATCGCGATGGATAAAAAACTCAAAAGTTTCCCGGAAGTGAAACGTGTTTTTGGAAAAGCAGGCCGTTCCGATACTGCTACAGATCCTGCACCTTTTTCAATGATGGAAACAGTGATCCTTCTCAAACCTCAAGACCAATGGAGAAAGGCGGATCGATTCTATTCCAATTTACCAAGGATTTTCCAATATCCATTTCTTCCTTTTGTTTCGGAAAGACTGACAAAGGACGAGTTAGTGGAGAAGATGAACAAAGAAATGCAATTTCCCGGAGCGACCAACGCTTGGACCATGCCGATCAAAACAAGAATCGATATGCTCAGTACAGGGATGAGGACACCGATCGGAATTAAAATTTTAGGTTCTTCTCTGGAGGAAATTGAATCCATCGGGATAAAAATAGAAGCGCTTCTTAAAACGGACGAAAATGTCCGAAGCGTATTTGCGGAAAGAACAGCGGGCGGTTATTTCCTGGATCTAAATTTAAGAAGAGAAAAATTAGCAAGATATAATATTTCCGTGGAAACTGCTCAGCAGATCATAGTAGCGGCTATCGGTGGAGAACCGATCACCCAAACCATAGAAGGTAGAGAACGTTTTTCCGTAAATGTACGTTATCCTAGAGAGTTGCGTGATTCTTTGGAAAAAATCAAAACTATCTTAGTACCTACAAAAGAATTCGGTCATATTCCAATTTCTGAAATTGCAAGTATAGGAGCAAAAACCGGTCCTTCCATGATCCGGGACGAGAATGGATTTTTGGCAGGCTATGTATATGTGGATCCTTCCACCTCGGATATCGGGGGTTTCGTGGATAAGGCCAAGAAGAAGGTCGCCGATTCCATCCTTCTTCCTCCCGGTTATTCCATAGTATGGAGCGGCCAATACGAAAATATGATACGAGTTCGGGAAAGAATGATGTATATTCTGCCTTTAACGATCTTCATTATATTTTTGTTATTGTACTTCAATACCAAATCTTATATAAAAACTTCCATCGTACTTCTGGCTGTTCCTTTCTCTCTAATAGGCGCAGTAGGGCTTTTATACGTTCTGGATTACCAGATATCGGTAGCTGTCTGGGTAGGAATGATCGCTCTCATGGGATTAGATGCTGAGACAGGAGTGTTTATGCTCTTGTATCTGGATCTTTCTTACGAAGACGCAAAGAAAAAAGGAAGATTGAGAACTAAAGAAGATCTGATAGAGGCGATTATACACGGAGCGGTGCATAGGATCCGCCCTAAAATTATGACTGTACTTGCTGCAATGATGGGACTTCTTCCGATTATGTGGTCAGCAAGTACAGGTTCGGATGTAATGAAGAGGATTGCGGCACCCATGGTGGGAGGACTCGTGACTAGTTTTATTCTGGAACTTTTAGTATATCCTCCTATATACATGCTCTGGAAGGAAGGCAAACTGGAAAATATACTAACAATTCTTCCAATCGCCAAAAAAAGAAGAACGAAATCAATTTAA
- a CDS encoding efflux RND transporter periplasmic adaptor subunit, whose translation MKPNKFFLPTSTVWIGKLLAILVFVTLLAGCSSKKDIYYCPMHPHYTSDRPGTCPICNMDLVKKEDPFEHKDHTNASSSLQAAESLSKNEVHLAETSSDGNSKELVLSFEKQQSIGIKTELVSRRNLVKKINAYSSVAYDPELYSALSEYKEAVRSSEFLSPEIIRNLQLRLRQLGLSQDQIKIWTSGARDPSELILGGKSGRAHIYSQIYESDFTTAKVGLPIKFKTDVYPEKEFIGRIKSIDVILDKNNRTLRLRSEVSDPSLLLKPQMFGDATIEVPLQKILSVPTSAILDTGKQKIAYVQTAADRFQAVSVQTGKNIDPWVEILSGLKEEQRVVTESTFLIDSEAKIRFGSDSHTH comes from the coding sequence ATGAAGCCAAATAAATTTTTTCTTCCCACATCTACAGTTTGGATCGGCAAACTTTTGGCCATTCTGGTTTTTGTAACCTTGTTAGCAGGCTGTTCTTCTAAAAAGGATATCTACTATTGTCCGATGCATCCTCATTATACTTCGGATCGTCCAGGAACCTGTCCTATCTGCAATATGGACCTGGTCAAAAAGGAAGATCCTTTCGAACATAAGGATCATACAAACGCGAGTAGCTCTTTGCAGGCCGCGGAATCTTTATCAAAAAATGAGGTACATCTTGCTGAAACTTCTTCTGACGGAAATTCCAAAGAGCTGGTCCTTTCTTTTGAAAAACAACAATCGATCGGTATCAAAACGGAGCTTGTAAGTAGAAGAAATCTTGTTAAAAAGATAAACGCTTATTCAAGTGTTGCCTATGATCCGGAATTGTATTCTGCCTTGAGCGAATACAAAGAAGCGGTTCGTTCTTCCGAATTTCTTTCTCCGGAGATCATTCGAAATTTACAACTAAGGCTTAGACAATTGGGTTTGAGTCAGGACCAGATTAAAATTTGGACTTCCGGAGCAAGAGACCCATCCGAGTTGATTTTGGGAGGAAAATCGGGTAGGGCACATATCTATTCACAAATTTATGAATCAGATTTTACTACGGCTAAAGTAGGACTTCCTATTAAATTCAAAACGGATGTTTATCCTGAGAAAGAATTTATAGGAAGGATCAAAAGTATAGATGTAATCTTAGACAAAAACAACCGCACACTTAGATTGAGAAGTGAAGTTTCAGATCCGAGTCTACTCCTAAAACCTCAGATGTTTGGGGACGCGACGATAGAAGTCCCTCTTCAGAAGATATTATCTGTTCCTACTTCTGCAATTTTGGATACAGGAAAACAAAAAATCGCCTATGTGCAAACTGCAGCCGACAGGTTCCAAGCGGTTTCAGTGCAAACAGGTAAAAATATTGACCCTTGGGTAGAAATTTTATCCGGTTTGAAAGAAGAACAAAGAGTTGTGACTGAGTCCACCTTCCTGATCGATTCGGAAGCAAAGATCAGATTCGGCTCCGACTCTCATACTCACTGA
- a CDS encoding LIC13259/LIC11441 family protein codes for MKNVHYLFLISILISGNLFAHEGKETFVLKEVAKIHSSIFSEAPGILDVQKLIQFLKEDADHKKDTEKFKRALPIAEELGKTSDLSKKRELFERLSKELESVVGHHDKSGVSVFYCPMLKKKWLASGKEIRNPYDSKMKDCGKIIHEAK; via the coding sequence ATGAAAAATGTACATTATTTATTTTTAATCTCCATCTTGATTTCGGGAAACCTATTCGCCCATGAAGGTAAAGAAACGTTTGTATTGAAGGAAGTTGCCAAGATCCATTCTTCCATCTTTTCAGAAGCTCCAGGAATCCTGGATGTTCAAAAACTGATCCAATTTTTGAAAGAAGATGCGGATCATAAGAAGGATACCGAAAAATTTAAGCGGGCACTTCCGATCGCAGAAGAGTTAGGTAAAACTAGTGACCTTTCTAAAAAAAGAGAATTATTCGAACGTTTGTCCAAAGAATTAGAATCTGTCGTTGGTCATCATGATAAATCAGGAGTTTCCGTTTTTTACTGTCCAATGCTTAAAAAGAAATGGTTGGCCTCTGGTAAAGAAATCCGAAACCCATACGATTCAAAAATGAAAGATTGTGGGAAGATCATCCATGAAGCCAAATAA
- a CDS encoding glycosyltransferase family 2 protein, with the protein MKPFPLVLVLPAYNEELTIEKTIIEFYKEIPSAYFVIVDNNSKDSTSEISQRVLLEHSILGEILFEPRQGKANAVRTAFNKVDAEIYIMCDADLTYPASKIHSMLQTLKEKDLDMLVGDRLSEGDYGRENKRRFHSTGNKLVLTLINFLFATKLKDPMSGYRVFSRRFVKNYPILSSGFEIEIEMTLHALDKRFRLEEISVPYKDRPAGSFSKLNTIRDGYKVVKNILWIFKDYKPMHFFGFFSVVSGILSLAAGTPPVLDYIEYRYVYHVPLAVLATGLMLFSWIQIAIGLVLHTVSKIQRTNFELRLIRFGMEAPFRNFSKTAPTLSLGGGERPVGETLQL; encoded by the coding sequence ATGAAACCCTTCCCTCTTGTGCTTGTCCTTCCTGCATATAACGAAGAACTTACTATAGAAAAAACCATCATAGAATTTTATAAGGAAATCCCGAGTGCGTATTTTGTGATTGTAGATAATAATTCTAAGGACAGTACATCTGAGATTTCCCAAAGAGTATTGCTTGAACATTCTATCTTAGGAGAAATACTCTTCGAACCAAGGCAGGGAAAGGCGAATGCAGTTCGAACTGCATTCAATAAGGTTGATGCCGAAATTTATATCATGTGTGATGCCGATCTTACCTATCCCGCATCGAAGATACATTCTATGCTCCAAACCTTAAAAGAAAAAGATTTGGATATGCTTGTGGGAGACCGTTTGAGTGAAGGCGATTACGGAAGAGAGAATAAAAGAAGATTTCATTCCACTGGCAATAAACTAGTTCTCACATTGATCAATTTTCTCTTCGCGACGAAACTTAAAGATCCGATGAGCGGTTATAGAGTCTTCTCTCGTAGATTCGTAAAAAATTACCCTATTTTATCTTCCGGTTTCGAGATAGAAATAGAAATGACTCTACATGCATTGGACAAAAGGTTCAGATTGGAAGAAATTTCTGTTCCTTATAAAGACAGACCCGCCGGTAGTTTTTCCAAATTGAATACGATCCGAGACGGATACAAGGTAGTGAAAAATATATTATGGATTTTTAAAGATTATAAGCCGATGCATTTTTTCGGATTTTTCTCCGTTGTATCTGGTATTTTGTCTTTAGCCGCGGGAACTCCCCCTGTGTTAGATTATATAGAGTATAGATACGTGTATCATGTTCCCCTGGCAGTGCTTGCTACAGGACTGATGTTGTTTTCCTGGATCCAGATTGCAATTGGACTCGTCTTACATACTGTTTCGAAAATCCAAAGGACGAATTTTGAATTGAGGCTGATCCGCTTTGGAATGGAAGCTCCGTTCCGTAATTTTTCAAAAACCGCCCCCACCCTGAGCTTGGGTGGTGGGGAGAGGCCCGTGGGCGAGACCTTACAGCTCTAA
- a CDS encoding TolC family protein, with product MNARLIVLISVYTLFSSATYAEKKQLEEILDVLVKEHPESKSLAGLSQAHKSHSEATGILPDPKIGVAFRNYPTRGGYSTSDRAMDTPTMTGVELSVSQEFPFPGKLNTEKRISKLMQTEANFAYLSGVNRILGDFFSRLNKYKYSEKKKAINERILSLLGAQKSISENSYSYGENTLSGVLKATIAKTEAIEKETEYNTQLKDLKAQLEYYQVSDKVTFSDLYSIDLDSFLDSKNEELETLVTAQTSLIEESPEYKMQMEEEKRLKEQAKLTKFSLAPQTEVFFSYMKRRSQTFALDQGPLNYGLMDTTEYRGDLFSFGVNMRVPVWSALKWNSITGETEHLAEVGKDSVEKTRVQMLSELNRNLAYIKGVSNQIRLVEKRLIPELEKSARAGSFQYASGKVNVQDTLLAQTEILNTKIRLEDLKERKNESILNTLKLLSFIYKDNKTPEHEKHN from the coding sequence ATGAACGCAAGACTTATTGTCTTAATATCAGTTTATACATTATTTTCATCCGCAACATACGCGGAAAAAAAACAACTGGAAGAGATCTTAGATGTTTTAGTAAAAGAACATCCTGAATCTAAGTCTTTAGCAGGACTTTCCCAGGCACATAAATCCCATTCCGAGGCTACTGGAATATTACCAGATCCTAAAATAGGGGTGGCTTTCAGAAATTACCCAACCCGCGGCGGATACTCGACTTCGGACAGAGCAATGGATACGCCCACAATGACAGGGGTAGAATTATCCGTATCTCAAGAGTTTCCGTTCCCAGGGAAATTAAACACTGAAAAAAGAATCTCTAAACTCATGCAGACTGAGGCAAACTTTGCCTATCTCTCCGGAGTGAATCGTATCTTAGGGGATTTTTTCAGCCGGTTGAATAAATACAAATATTCGGAGAAGAAGAAGGCAATCAACGAGAGAATATTAAGCCTTCTTGGGGCGCAAAAGTCCATTAGCGAAAACTCATATTCTTATGGCGAGAACACATTATCCGGAGTATTAAAGGCGACGATTGCCAAAACGGAAGCTATCGAAAAAGAAACAGAATATAATACCCAACTGAAAGATTTAAAGGCCCAGCTTGAATACTATCAGGTTTCAGACAAGGTGACCTTCTCCGATCTATATTCCATAGATTTGGATTCTTTCTTGGATAGCAAAAACGAAGAATTAGAAACCTTAGTTACCGCTCAAACTTCCTTAATTGAAGAATCTCCAGAATATAAGATGCAGATGGAAGAAGAAAAACGTTTAAAGGAACAGGCTAAACTTACGAAGTTTTCTCTGGCTCCTCAAACAGAAGTTTTTTTCTCTTATATGAAACGTAGATCCCAAACGTTTGCTTTGGACCAAGGACCATTAAATTACGGACTTATGGATACCACTGAATACAGAGGAGATCTTTTCAGTTTTGGCGTGAATATGAGAGTCCCGGTTTGGTCCGCACTCAAATGGAATTCTATCACGGGAGAAACGGAACATCTCGCAGAAGTCGGCAAGGACTCCGTAGAAAAAACTAGAGTACAAATGCTTTCCGAGTTAAATCGGAATCTGGCCTATATCAAAGGTGTTTCTAACCAAATCCGTCTGGTAGAAAAAAGACTGATCCCCGAATTGGAAAAGTCCGCTAGAGCAGGTTCATTCCAATATGCTTCCGGAAAGGTGAATGTGCAGGATACTCTTCTTGCTCAGACAGAAATCCTAAATACCAAAATACGTCTGGAAGATCTAAAAGAGCGCAAAAACGAATCCATTTTAAATACGTTAAAATTACTGAGTTTCATCTATAAAGATAACAAAACTCCAGAACACGAGAAACATAACTGA